One Vallitalea pronyensis genomic region harbors:
- a CDS encoding LacI family DNA-binding transcriptional regulator, with translation MVGLKDIAKACGISMTQVSRALNGKDDVSDKTKKLVLETAKRMGYVKNIAAQRLATQQSNQIALFHKGINDNNKFSGTMLVNFLKGMNECLTNRDWEPVLHLVDNFEIPYADYCKQRNIPGVIVMGMAFDDERYLELIKSDFPVVVNDIPIEGENKGCVIINNAYYAAKAVELLITKGCQHIGMLCGHDHASVTIERKAGYQMAIVQQGITYNPDYVVNAMFNYQTAYDKTLALIANHSEIDGIFCHSDAMAIACMKAIQHAGKSIPEDIKVIGFDDIVISEFANPPLSTVKQDYYKKGYVAAQLILDIIQHNEVPYTQVVPCEIIDREST, from the coding sequence ATGGTTGGTTTAAAAGATATTGCAAAAGCCTGCGGTATTTCCATGACCCAGGTTTCTAGAGCATTAAATGGTAAAGATGATGTGAGTGATAAAACAAAAAAGCTTGTATTAGAAACGGCTAAACGCATGGGTTATGTGAAGAACATTGCCGCCCAAAGACTGGCAACACAACAATCAAATCAAATAGCATTATTCCATAAAGGCATCAATGATAATAATAAGTTTTCTGGTACCATGCTGGTCAATTTTCTAAAAGGTATGAATGAATGTCTCACCAATAGAGATTGGGAACCAGTCTTACATTTGGTGGATAACTTTGAAATTCCTTATGCAGATTACTGCAAGCAAAGGAATATTCCAGGTGTTATCGTCATGGGGATGGCATTTGATGATGAACGGTATCTGGAACTGATTAAGTCAGATTTTCCTGTGGTTGTGAACGATATTCCTATTGAGGGTGAGAATAAGGGTTGTGTGATTATCAACAATGCCTACTATGCGGCAAAAGCCGTTGAGTTATTGATAACAAAGGGCTGTCAACATATTGGTATGCTCTGTGGTCATGATCATGCCAGCGTGACCATTGAACGAAAGGCAGGCTATCAGATGGCCATTGTCCAACAAGGCATAACGTATAATCCCGATTATGTGGTGAATGCCATGTTTAATTATCAAACAGCCTATGATAAAACCTTAGCATTAATAGCCAACCATTCTGAAATAGATGGTATCTTCTGTCATAGTGACGCCATGGCAATAGCTTGCATGAAAGCCATACAGCATGCAGGAAAAAGCATTCCAGAAGATATTAAAGTTATTGGTTTTGATGATATTGTCATCAGTGAATTTGCGAATCCACCTCTTTCCACCGTAAAGCAGGATTACTATAAAAAGGGCTATGTAGCCGCTCAATTGATTTTGGACATCATACAACACAATGAGGTGCCATACACCCAGGTTGTACCATGTGAGATCATTGATCGAGAATCCACTTAA
- a CDS encoding ABC transporter substrate-binding protein: MKLINGGKRLFSLLLVVFLLAACSSEPKKEDGSADTNQEANDNGTTNEVDNEDTNEDTNDDQPSEAISGKIVYSAWGNAEEKKMEEDMIAAFKKAYPEVEVEYIHVDGNYEQKLQTMIAGGTTPDVMAIGGGHVATFQAAFQPITMDNVDTSKYISDTLVKGLSIDGVQYALPKRVNTKVMAYNMDLLQEAGVDIPVGDVSLDEFVTLATDVSKLPDRDGLKIYGSDPLWAGQVIYQHGGRLFTEDGKTSLANSKEVIDAVQYCIDAYKVHGFAPSPAESSGVNMMDMFLGGYVGFKGDFGPYFLPLLEEVTSLNWDITSPAGQGGEMEIVGIALSGKTKNKAAAEAFVTFVSTSAEAQRVVANGANLPVTNDAKEVFVNRMPDKNLEAFFEAMTYEVPQPMITEPEVYGTFYKALFDRTELGNSGKEDVATVLEEVKKEMDAILN; this comes from the coding sequence ATGAAACTTATAAATGGCGGCAAAAGGTTATTTTCATTATTGTTGGTGGTATTTTTACTAGCAGCATGCAGCAGTGAACCAAAGAAAGAAGATGGTTCAGCAGATACGAATCAAGAAGCAAATGATAACGGTACGACTAATGAAGTGGATAACGAAGATACAAACGAAGATACAAATGATGATCAACCAAGTGAAGCAATCAGTGGAAAAATTGTTTATAGTGCATGGGGAAATGCTGAAGAAAAGAAAATGGAAGAAGACATGATTGCAGCATTTAAAAAAGCTTACCCAGAAGTGGAAGTAGAATATATTCACGTGGATGGCAACTACGAACAAAAACTGCAAACCATGATTGCAGGTGGCACAACACCTGATGTCATGGCAATTGGGGGAGGTCATGTTGCAACATTCCAAGCGGCATTCCAACCCATTACAATGGATAATGTAGATACATCCAAGTATATTTCAGACACATTGGTCAAAGGTTTAAGTATAGATGGTGTTCAATATGCGTTACCAAAACGTGTCAATACCAAAGTGATGGCTTATAATATGGACTTACTACAAGAAGCAGGTGTTGATATACCAGTAGGAGATGTGTCATTAGATGAATTTGTAACGCTAGCAACAGATGTGTCCAAACTACCTGACCGTGACGGTCTTAAGATTTATGGTTCCGACCCCTTATGGGCAGGACAAGTTATTTATCAACATGGTGGTCGACTTTTCACAGAAGATGGAAAAACGTCTTTAGCAAATTCAAAAGAAGTGATTGATGCGGTTCAGTATTGCATTGATGCATATAAAGTACATGGTTTTGCACCATCACCTGCAGAGTCTAGTGGTGTGAATATGATGGATATGTTCTTAGGTGGATATGTAGGATTTAAAGGGGATTTTGGTCCATATTTCTTACCTTTGTTAGAAGAAGTAACATCACTTAATTGGGATATTACATCACCAGCTGGTCAAGGTGGTGAAATGGAAATCGTTGGTATTGCTCTTTCCGGTAAAACAAAAAACAAAGCAGCAGCAGAAGCCTTTGTGACATTTGTTTCCACCAGTGCAGAAGCACAGCGTGTTGTTGCCAATGGTGCTAACTTACCTGTTACCAACGATGCAAAAGAAGTCTTTGTCAATAGAATGCCCGATAAAAACTTAGAAGCATTTTTTGAAGCCATGACTTATGAAGTGCCACAACCTATGATTACAGAACCAGAGGTATATGGGACATTCTATAAAGCGTTATTTGATCGAACAGAACTGGGTAACTCAGGAAAAGAGGATGTAGCGACTGTTTTGGAAGAAGTAAAAAAAGAAATGGATGCCATTCTAAATTAG
- a CDS encoding carbohydrate ABC transporter permease, producing the protein MNPIIEQIFDFLTMYVGEGIAKFLAPVSVFAAAVLLYFMVLMLLRRFGVIAKETKDFYAFIAPWLFGFIIFTLGTMSYSLYISFFEWDLIGEKVFIGLDNYQQAFFNDKIFYGSLGVTFYYAIISIPLQLVLGFLVAMLMNQKVKGIAIFRTIYYLPTLVAGVAVSVLWMWIFNGNFGLINRFLLLFGISGPDWLNNEQTVMPALVIMSLWGIGGSMIIYLAGLQDIPRSLYEAAEIDGATTFHKFKNITIPMMTPILFFNLIMGIIGSLQTFTQAYVMTEGGPNGASMFFVLHIYKNAFEYFNMGYAAALSWILFFIILAITLLVLKSSSLWVFYESELMKDKKRKKVKKDA; encoded by the coding sequence ATGAATCCCATTATTGAACAGATTTTCGATTTTTTAACGATGTATGTAGGTGAAGGTATAGCCAAATTTTTAGCACCTGTTTCGGTTTTTGCAGCAGCTGTCCTTTTGTACTTTATGGTGCTTATGTTGTTGAGAAGGTTTGGTGTTATTGCAAAAGAAACAAAAGATTTTTATGCATTTATTGCACCTTGGCTATTTGGATTTATTATCTTTACATTGGGAACCATGAGCTATTCCTTATATATATCTTTTTTTGAATGGGACCTCATTGGCGAAAAAGTGTTCATCGGCCTGGACAATTATCAACAAGCCTTTTTTAACGATAAAATATTCTATGGATCACTAGGTGTTACGTTCTATTATGCCATCATTAGTATTCCCTTACAGCTGGTATTAGGCTTTTTAGTGGCTATGCTCATGAATCAAAAAGTGAAAGGCATCGCTATATTTAGAACCATATACTATCTGCCAACCCTTGTTGCAGGGGTTGCTGTCAGCGTGTTATGGATGTGGATTTTTAATGGTAATTTTGGTTTGATTAATCGCTTCCTATTGCTATTTGGTATTTCAGGACCTGATTGGCTGAATAATGAACAGACGGTCATGCCGGCATTAGTCATCATGAGCTTGTGGGGTATAGGTGGCAGTATGATTATCTACCTTGCAGGACTGCAGGACATACCACGATCACTCTATGAAGCAGCAGAGATTGATGGTGCTACCACTTTTCATAAGTTTAAAAATATTACGATTCCTATGATGACACCTATTTTGTTCTTTAATTTAATCATGGGTATTATTGGTTCACTTCAAACATTTACACAAGCCTATGTGATGACAGAAGGTGGACCTAATGGAGCTTCTATGTTCTTTGTGCTCCATATTTATAAGAATGCTTTTGAGTATTTTAATATGGGTTATGCGGCAGCCTTATCATGGATATTGTTTTTCATTATTCTAGCCATTACCTTACTGGTATTAAAATCTTCATCCTTATGGGTATTCTATGAGTCAGAGTTAATGAAGGATAAGAAGAGAAAGAAGGTGAAAAAGGATGCGTAG
- a CDS encoding carbohydrate ABC transporter permease, which produces MSKKKADKRRRIMAYVLLSLGAMLFLFPFIWMVSTSLKSMNDIYRPGINIFFKDPQWSNYVEAINTFPFLTYLKNTVLVTVLSIIGAIISCSLVAYGFAKIKAPGSSILFVIMLATMMLPGQVRIVPLFIFFRNIGWIDTLYPLFIQSFFANAFFVFLLRQFYMRLPNNLSEAARMDGCNAFQIWYKIYMPLSKPALISVAIFEFMGKWNDFFDPLIYINSDKYKTLALGLMSFQNQYATKLNLLMAADIVIIIPCIILFFIAQRYFIEGVTFTGGK; this is translated from the coding sequence ATGTCAAAAAAGAAGGCTGATAAAAGAAGACGAATCATGGCTTATGTGTTACTTAGCTTAGGGGCAATGTTGTTCCTCTTTCCATTTATTTGGATGGTGTCAACGTCTTTGAAAAGTATGAATGATATCTATCGACCCGGCATTAATATTTTCTTTAAAGACCCTCAATGGTCCAATTATGTTGAAGCAATCAACACGTTTCCTTTTTTAACTTATTTAAAAAATACCGTCTTGGTAACCGTACTAAGTATTATAGGAGCCATTATATCCTGCTCGTTGGTAGCCTATGGCTTTGCTAAAATAAAAGCACCAGGTTCCAGTATACTCTTTGTGATAATGCTGGCGACCATGATGCTTCCTGGGCAGGTTAGGATTGTACCATTGTTTATATTTTTTAGGAATATTGGGTGGATTGATACACTGTATCCCCTCTTTATCCAATCTTTTTTTGCCAATGCTTTTTTTGTCTTTTTATTAAGGCAGTTTTACATGCGATTACCTAATAACTTAAGTGAAGCGGCTCGAATGGATGGCTGTAATGCCTTTCAGATATGGTATAAAATCTACATGCCACTGTCCAAGCCTGCACTTATATCCGTTGCAATATTTGAATTCATGGGTAAATGGAATGACTTCTTTGATCCGCTCATTTACATTAACAGTGATAAGTATAAAACCTTGGCTTTGGGCTTAATGTCCTTTCAGAACCAGTATGCCACAAAACTGAATCTGTTAATGGCTGCGGATATCGTGATTATTATACCTTGTATCATTCTATTCTTTATTGCACAACGCTACTTTATTGAAGGTGTAACATTTACAGGTGGAAAATAA